In a single window of the Plodia interpunctella isolate USDA-ARS_2022_Savannah chromosome 26, ilPloInte3.2, whole genome shotgun sequence genome:
- the LOC128681259 gene encoding uncharacterized protein LOC128681259 isoform X1 yields the protein MDEERLDEGGKRDTSKLLNLTTSLKMVETRYLIDAVHRRKCLWDRSDVEYRDRLVKDRAWKEIYKEMEPNYFSLKPAMRHEFGMQITKKWYNVRDSYVKSKRNSRSSRPYIYTDQLGFLDSVYFPDGNVSKQESFIEDKISNDDEAETSENWINEVFIDVDEDVSEAKRSRLDYTNVKDEIDDSGVNVVNVLANLIQREDDEDRAFFKSITPSVKMLSHGAKLEFRIQMLKLIRMLKMKDKKGQLDKRRLKDSDSE from the exons ATGGATGAAGAACGGTTGGACGAAGGCGGCAAGCG TGACACTTCGAAGCTGTTAAACCTAACGACAAGTTTGAAGATGGTGGAAACAAGATACCTCATTGATGCTGTACACAGGAGGAAGTGTCTTTGGGACAGATCTGATGTCGAATACAG GGACAGATTGGTGAAGGACCGTGCCTGGAAGGAGATATACAAAGAGATGGAACCGAATTACTTCTCGTTAAAACCTGCTATGAGACACGAATTTG GTATGCAAATAACAAAGAAATGGTACAACGTCCGTGATTCGTACGTCAAATCTAAAAGAAACAGTCGATCATCGCGGCCCTACATATACACTGATCAACTGGGATTCCTGGACTCAGTCTATTTTCCCGATGGCAATGTAAGCAAGCAGGAGAGCTTCATAGAAGACAAAATATCTAACGACGACGAAGCGGAAACTTCGGAGAATTGGATAAACGAAGTTTTTATAGACGTCGATGAGGATGTTAGTGAAGCTAAAAGATCTAGATTAGATTATACGAATGTTAAAGATGAGATTGACGATTCTGGAGTCAATGTTGTCAACGTGTTAGCAAATTTGATACAAAGAGAGGATGACGAAGATAGGGcgttttttaaatctataacaCCGTCTGTAAAGATGTTGTCTCATGGAGCCAAATTGGAATTCAGGATTCAAATGTTGAAGTTAATAAGAATGTTAAAGATGAAAGATAAAAAGGGACAGTTAGATAAGAGACGGTTAAAAGATAGCGATTCAGAATAA
- the LOC128681259 gene encoding uncharacterized protein LOC128681259 isoform X2: MVETRYLIDAVHRRKCLWDRSDVEYRDRLVKDRAWKEIYKEMEPNYFSLKPAMRHEFGMQITKKWYNVRDSYVKSKRNSRSSRPYIYTDQLGFLDSVYFPDGNVSKQESFIEDKISNDDEAETSENWINEVFIDVDEDVSEAKRSRLDYTNVKDEIDDSGVNVVNVLANLIQREDDEDRAFFKSITPSVKMLSHGAKLEFRIQMLKLIRMLKMKDKKGQLDKRRLKDSDSE, encoded by the exons ATGGTGGAAACAAGATACCTCATTGATGCTGTACACAGGAGGAAGTGTCTTTGGGACAGATCTGATGTCGAATACAG GGACAGATTGGTGAAGGACCGTGCCTGGAAGGAGATATACAAAGAGATGGAACCGAATTACTTCTCGTTAAAACCTGCTATGAGACACGAATTTG GTATGCAAATAACAAAGAAATGGTACAACGTCCGTGATTCGTACGTCAAATCTAAAAGAAACAGTCGATCATCGCGGCCCTACATATACACTGATCAACTGGGATTCCTGGACTCAGTCTATTTTCCCGATGGCAATGTAAGCAAGCAGGAGAGCTTCATAGAAGACAAAATATCTAACGACGACGAAGCGGAAACTTCGGAGAATTGGATAAACGAAGTTTTTATAGACGTCGATGAGGATGTTAGTGAAGCTAAAAGATCTAGATTAGATTATACGAATGTTAAAGATGAGATTGACGATTCTGGAGTCAATGTTGTCAACGTGTTAGCAAATTTGATACAAAGAGAGGATGACGAAGATAGGGcgttttttaaatctataacaCCGTCTGTAAAGATGTTGTCTCATGGAGCCAAATTGGAATTCAGGATTCAAATGTTGAAGTTAATAAGAATGTTAAAGATGAAAGATAAAAAGGGACAGTTAGATAAGAGACGGTTAAAAGATAGCGATTCAGAATAA